In the Oryza glaberrima chromosome 6, OglaRS2, whole genome shotgun sequence genome, one interval contains:
- the LOC127775846 gene encoding scarecrow-like protein 6, with protein sequence MINIALMSSSSCHPHNPTTLPLPEPDSSKSPEPTSVLYNRSPSTSLGSCSSKPPEDPPPPPIAADDYCEDWDAVVDMHMLAPAPAPDSSFLRWIMDAGYADADTFPDHPSFDSDLLQLPMPMPSDHPPQPLVDDLLDAARLLDAGDSTSAREILARLNHRLPSLPSPPGHAHPPLLRAAALLRDALLPPTALPVSSTPLDVPLKLAAHKALADASPTVQFTTFTSTQAFLDALGSARRLHLLDFDVGFGAHWPPLMQELAHHWRRAAGPPPNLKVTALVSPGSSHPLELHLTNESLTRFAAELGIPFEFTALVFDPLSSASPPLGLSAAPDEAVAVHLTAGSGAFSPAPAHLRVVKELRPAVVVCVDHGCERGALNLLRSCAALLESLDAAGASPDVVSKVEQFVLRPRVERLAVGGGDKLPPPLQSMLASAGFAALQVSNAAEAQAECLLRRTASHGFHVEKRQAALALWWQRSELVSVSVWRC encoded by the coding sequence ATGATCAATATTGCCCTcatgtcctcctcctcttgcCATCCCCACAACCCCACCACCCTGCCGCTGCCGGAGCCGGACAGCAGCAAGTCGCCGGAGCCCACCTCCGTGCTCTACAACCGCAGCCCAAGCACCTCCCTTGGCTCCTGCTCCTCCAAACCACCGGAggaccctcctcctccccccatcgccgccgacgactaCTGCGAAGACTGGGACGCCGTCGTCGACATGCACATgctcgcccccgcccccgcccctgACTCCTCCTTCCTCCGCTGGATCATGGATGCCGGCTATGCCGACGCCGACACCTTTCCCGACCACCCCTCCTTCGACTCCGACCTGCTCCAACTCCCCATGCCCATGCCCTCTGACCATCCTCCTCAGCcgctcgtcgacgacctcctcGACGCCGCACGCCTCCTCGACGCCGGGGACTCCACTTCCGCTAGGGAGATATTGGCGCGGCTCAATCAtcgcctcccctctcttccgtcgccgccgggcCATGCCCACCCTccgctcctccgcgccgccgccctcctccgggACGCGCTCCTCCCGCCCACCGCCCTCCCCGTCTCCTCTACTCCCCTCGACGTCCCGCTCAAGCTCGCCGCGCACAAGGCCCTGGCGGACGCCTCCCCGACCGTGCAGTTCACCACCTTCACATCCACGCAGGCCTTCCTCGACGCGCTCGgctccgcgcgccgcctccacctcctcgactTCGACGTCGGCTTCGGTGCCCATTGGCCGCCTCTCATGCAGGAGCTCGCGCACCACTGGCGCCGCGCTGCTGGGCCGCCGCCGAACCTCAAGGTGACCGCATTGGTGTCGCCGGGGTCCAGCCACCCACTCGAGCTCCACCTCACCAACGAGAGCCTCACGCGcttcgccgccgagctcggcaTCCCGTTCGAGTTCACCGCCCTCGTGTTCGACCCCCTCAGCAGCGCGTCCCCGCCCTTGGGACTCTCGGCCGCGCCCGACGAAGCGGTGGCCGTCCATCTCACGGCCGGCTCCGGGGCCTTCTCGCCGGCGCCCGCGCACCTCCGTGTCGTGAAGGAGCTTCGCCCCGCCGTTGTGGTGTGCGTCGACCACGGGTGCGAGCGCGGTGCCCTCAACCTCCTGCGGTCTTGCGCGGCGCTGCTGGAGTCTCTGGACGCGGCGGGCGCGTCGCCGGACGTGGTGTCCAAGGTGGAGCAGTTCGTCCTGCGGCCACGGGTGGAGCGCctcgcggtcggcggcggcgacaagctGCCTCCGCCGTTGCAGTCCATGTTGGCGTCCGCGGGGTTTGCGGCGCTGCAGGTGAGCAATGCGGCGGAGGCGCAGGCGGAATGCCTGCTGAGGCGCACGGCCAGCCATGGGTTCCATGTGGAGAAGCGgcaggcggcgctggcgctgtGGTGGCAGCGGTCGGAGCTCGTCTCGGTGTCAGTGTGGCGATGCTAG